A genomic stretch from Achromobacter spanius includes:
- the crcB gene encoding fluoride efflux transporter CrcB: MSVYQTLIPLNFLAVGLGAVLGAWTRWLVSMWLNVESWPWGTFTVNLAGGYLVGVALALVAGHPEWPTWIRLGVITGFMGALTTFSTFSAETVSMLERGAYGTALGYAGISLVGSLALTAAGIATVHVLR; this comes from the coding sequence ATGTCCGTATACCAAACCTTGATTCCGCTGAATTTCCTGGCCGTGGGCCTGGGTGCCGTGTTGGGCGCGTGGACACGCTGGCTGGTCAGCATGTGGTTGAACGTTGAATCCTGGCCCTGGGGCACGTTCACCGTGAATCTGGCGGGGGGCTATCTGGTGGGTGTGGCGCTGGCGCTGGTGGCGGGCCATCCCGAATGGCCGACGTGGATTCGGCTGGGGGTCATTACGGGTTTCATGGGCGCCTTGACCACGTTCTCCACGTTCTCGGCCGAAACCGTGTCCATGCTGGAGCGCGGCGCCTACGGCACCGCGTTGGGCTATGCGGGCATCAGCCTGGTGGGGTCGTTGGCGTTGACGGCGGCGGGCATCGCCACCGTGCATGTATTGCGCTGA
- a CDS encoding PepSY-associated TM helix domain-containing protein, producing the protein MDSQPTPKRRAYWLKTLHQWHWISSALCLLGMLLFAITGLTLNNASHIESKAVVTTRQAQLPEPVRKQLTAPPKQKKAALPPPVAQWLDDTFDAGAAGKTAEWSADEIYLSLPRAGGDAWLSIDLASGDVEYERTDRGWISYLNDLHKGRNTGLAWSWFLDIFAVACLVFSLTGLVLLKMHAGNRGATWPMVGLGVVIPVVLALLFIH; encoded by the coding sequence ATGGACAGTCAACCCACTCCGAAGCGTCGGGCCTACTGGCTCAAGACCTTGCATCAATGGCACTGGATCAGCTCCGCGCTATGCCTGCTGGGCATGCTGCTGTTTGCCATTACCGGCCTTACGCTGAACAACGCTTCGCACATTGAATCCAAGGCGGTGGTCACCACCCGCCAGGCGCAATTGCCCGAACCTGTGCGGAAGCAGTTGACAGCGCCGCCCAAGCAGAAGAAGGCGGCCTTGCCGCCCCCCGTGGCGCAATGGCTGGACGACACCTTCGATGCCGGGGCAGCGGGCAAAACGGCCGAATGGTCGGCCGACGAGATCTATCTGTCCTTGCCCCGCGCGGGCGGCGACGCCTGGTTGTCCATCGACCTGGCCAGCGGCGACGTCGAATACGAACGCACCGATCGCGGCTGGATTTCCTACCTGAACGATTTGCACAAGGGCCGCAATACGGGCCTTGCCTGGAGCTGGTTCCTGGACATCTTCGCCGTTGCCTGTCTGGTCTTTTCGCTGACCGGTCTGGTGCTGTTGAAGATGCATGCCGGCAACCGTGGCGCGACCTGGCCCATGGTGGGGCTGGGCGTCGTGATCCCCGTCGTCCTGGCGCTGCTCTTCATCCACTGA
- a CDS encoding DUF2271 domain-containing protein, whose protein sequence is MRKLLLSALLAGAIARTANAADIGLSIEVPRLDVAEYHRPYVAIWIENADQSVAADLAVWYDVAKKNNEGTEWLKDMRQWWRRSGRNQQFPVDGVSGATKPVGKHALNFDASSKPLASLKPGQYAVVVEAAREVGGRELLRIPFQWPPQKAEQLTAQGEHELGAIALNLKP, encoded by the coding sequence ATGCGCAAACTGTTGTTGTCGGCCTTGCTGGCCGGCGCCATCGCCCGAACGGCCAATGCAGCCGACATCGGCCTGTCCATCGAGGTGCCGCGCCTGGATGTGGCCGAATACCACCGCCCCTACGTGGCGATCTGGATCGAAAACGCCGACCAGAGCGTGGCCGCCGACCTGGCCGTCTGGTACGACGTGGCCAAGAAGAACAACGAAGGCACCGAGTGGCTCAAGGACATGCGCCAGTGGTGGCGCCGCAGCGGCCGCAACCAGCAGTTTCCGGTGGATGGCGTCAGCGGCGCGACCAAGCCCGTGGGCAAGCATGCGCTGAACTTCGACGCATCCTCCAAGCCGTTGGCCTCGCTCAAGCCCGGCCAATACGCCGTGGTGGTGGAAGCGGCGCGCGAAGTTGGCGGCCGCGAATTGCTGCGCATTCCTTTCCAGTGGCCGCCGCAAAAGGCTGAGCAACTGACAGCGCAAGGCGAACACGAACTGGGCGCCATCGCGCTCAACCTCAAACCCTGA